A stretch of the Uranotaenia lowii strain MFRU-FL chromosome 3, ASM2978415v1, whole genome shotgun sequence genome encodes the following:
- the LOC129758700 gene encoding probable cytochrome P450 28a5, which yields MLLTTGLIVGALWAFYLYLTWNFDYWKKRGVPGPDPIPLVGTFKAFLLRNRSVMDEKFEIFKKYKSKFNFVGVFMYRSPQILITSPALAKDLLTKNFKNFHDNEFGQVTDKYLDPLFGRNPFVMNGEEWKTKRAEITPAFTTSRMKVMYSNVEGISNKMSQYIKDREGTPLEGKELAGRFTTDVVSSCIFSADAQSFANENAEIREMGRKLMDSSLIFVLKIMLLTVFPTLARIFQVGFITKPREKFFTKLMVDAIRHRESSGEKRADYLDHLLALRQTKNISEIDMAAHGVTFFLDGFETSSAAMALALYELGKKPEIQQRLREELLAATGEDGTISYEVLSELPYLEQVFSETLRLWPSVTFMSKVCVRPTELDLTPTQKVLIEPGVIAIISLYCIQRDPDVFEDSFEFNPDRFSAEKGGTNPYQVTGSYMPFGDGPRQCLGMRFGRMQVKRGIYEILTKFKVSVNPKTEDPLRIVSSPAVSLGLTGLWLDFKPIA from the exons ATGCTGCTGACAACGGGATTAATCGTGGGGGCCCTCTGGGCGTTCTATCTGTATCTCACGTGGAACTTCGACTACTGGAAGAAACGTGGCGTTCCGGGACCGGATCCGATTCCCCTGGTCGGCACCTTCAAGGCTTTTCTGCTACGCAATCGATCGGTTATggatgaaaagtttgaaattttcaa GAAATATAAATCGAAGTTCAACTTTGTCGGAGTCTTCATGTACCGATCGCCTCAAATTCTCATTACCTCGCCGGCTTTGGCGAAGGATTTGCtcaccaaaaacttcaaaaacttcCACGACAATGAGTTCGGTCAAGTGACGGACAAATATCTGGATCCGTTGTTCGGGCGCAATCCGTTCGTCATGAATGGGGAAGAATGGAAAACCAAACGGGCTGAAATTACTCCAGCATTCACAACTTCTAGG ATGAAGGTGATGTACTCGAATGTGGAAGGTATTAGCAACAAGATGTCTCAATACATAAAAGATCGCGAGGGAACTCCGCTGGAGGGGAAAGAGTTGGCCGGAAGATTTACGACGGACGTTGTGTCGAGCTGTATTTTTTCGGCAGATGCCCAATCATTCGCAAACGAAAATGCTGAAATTCGTGAAATGGGACGAAAGCTGATGGATTCGTCATTGatattcgttttgaaaattatgcttCTCACCGTTTTTCCAACGCTGGCAAGAATTTTCCAAGTAGGATTCATAACCAAGCCGAGGGAAAAGTTTTTCACTAAACTGATGGTGGACGCAATTCGTCATCGAGAGTCGAGTGGTGAAAAGCGGGCCGACTATTTGGATCACTTGTTAGCCCTGCGTCAGACTAAAAACATAAGTGAAATCGATATGGCAGCTCACGGGGTAACATTTTTCCTGGATGGTTTCGAAACTTCAAGTGCAGCTATGGCTTTGGCTCTGTATGAGCTGGGTAAGAAGCCTGAAATTCAGCAAAGACTTCGGGAAGAGCTTCTGGCAGCTACTGGTGAAGACGGGACAATTTCCTATGAAGTACTCTCGGAGCTTCCCTATCTGGAGCAAGTGTTCAGCGAAACCTTACGGTTATGGCCATCGGTGACTTTTATGTCCAAGGTCTGTGTGCGCCCCACGGAACTGGACCTCACTCCAACCCAGAAAGTGCTCATCGAACCGGGCGTTATTGCCATTATCAGTTTGTACTGTATCCAGAGAGATCCCGACGTGTTCGAGGATTCTTTTGAATTTAATCCCGATCGGTTTAGTGCCGAAAAAGGCGGAACAAATCCTTATCAAGTGACCGGGAGCTACATGCCATTCGGAGATGGTCCGCGACAATGTTTGGGAATGCGATTCGGAAGAATGCAGGTGAAGCGAGGGATCTACGAGATTCTTACGAAATTCAAAGTTTCTGTAAACCCCAAAACGGAAGATCCTTTGCGTATCGTATCTTCGCCGGCTGTCAGTTTAGGTTTGACCGGACTCTGGCTAGACTTCAAACCAattgcatga